The Pocillopora verrucosa isolate sample1 chromosome 14, ASM3666991v2, whole genome shotgun sequence genome has a segment encoding these proteins:
- the LOC131772787 gene encoding uncharacterized protein: MKLLNKTEQIARLNGGKSSVAVQEMLTGYRSTLHPATGVPPYEALMNRQIRTKLDHQARECNENLRDTAIDKRDEKYKDKIKQNAENRNTKEHNFLVGDHVLLKQKKRNKWSTAFEPAFYRVTRIDGSSIAAKRITDGREVYRDTSQFKIANSLIQENTSEENEDQEEQKNQEDWREKNLLNANPHLVQEETNESSAKEGAKTNTSDKADQSKQPMPAAATRPRRDQKRPEYLKDFVT; this comes from the coding sequence ATGAAACTACTGAATAAGACTGAGCAGATCGCTCGTCTCAATGGGGGAAAAAGCAGTGTAGCTGTTCAAGAGATGCTAACAGGCTATCGCTCAACACTGCATCCTGCTACTGGCGTGCCACCATATGAAGCCCTAATGAACAGACAGATCAGAACCAAACTAGATCACCAAGCAAGGGAGTGCAATGAGAATCTCCGTGACACAGCCATCGATAAGCGGGATGAGAAATACAAAGATAAGATCAAACAGAATGCCGAGAACAGGAACACCAAAGAGCACAATTTCTTAGTCGGAGATCATGTCCtgttgaaacagaaaaagagaaacaaatggTCTACCGCATTTGAACCAGCATTCTACAGAGTAACTCGAATAGACGGATCAAGCATTGCAGCAAAAAGGATCACAGATGGACGCGAAGTGTACCGTGACACAAGCCAGTTCAAGATTGCTAACTCACTGATCCAGGAAAACACCAGCGAAGAAAATGAAGACCAGGAAGAACAAAAGAACCAAGAGGATTGGAGAGAGAAGAATCTACTGAATGCCAACCCTCACTTAGTCCAGGAGGAGACTAACGAAAGCAGCGCAAAGGAAGGAGCTAAAACCAACACCAGTGACAAAGCGGACCAGAGCAAACAACCTATGCCAGCAGCCGCGACCAGACCAAGGCGTGATCAAAAACGTCCAGAGTATTTGAAAGACTTTGTCACCTAA
- the LOC136278294 gene encoding uncharacterized protein yields MSKQSEDDLLADEIEDDLLADEIEDEGEEDQINKDSLPDERNAVPAHASRQLKDKTAASSEEISQLTHAILGLKKSLPELINSLRGETKDKGKRPASKSPNAVPAKKAKNKDGEARSSTSASDQSTDCEKLYDSVLNNNSDESEPNTTRSGDEDDFLSELVKEYESDDIVGDSLENEKLAKLVDKMFRCKLSEKNLKDQLERQERPANCTTAKPPKVNPGIWRRLREPTKKRDLQFFKIQQALTKGILPVVRITDKLMQAKSLNADECQELKKQGLEAMSLLTHASYEINMQRRLLLRPDIGREYSTLCSSQLPFTDFLFGDDLQKHLKDIGDQNKIGAKITPYYKGHRPSPGRPGNNSFNGYKQSKNWRGNNFKPWKSKNNAKRDKTTRTSQ; encoded by the coding sequence ATGTCAAAACAATCTGAGGACGATCTCCTCGCCGACGAAATTGAGGACGATCTCCTCGCCGACGAAATTGAGGACGAGGGCGAAGAAGACCAGATAAACAAGGATTCGCTACCCGACGAACGCAACGCAGTGCCTGCACACGCTTCACGACAACTCAAGGACAAAACAGCCGCTTCCTCGGAAGAAATTAGCCAACTCACCCACGCAATTCTAGGCCTGAAGAAAAGCCTGCCAGAACTCATCAATTCGCTGCGGGGAGAGacaaaagacaaaggaaaacgGCCGGCGAGCAAATCTCCAAACGCTGTTCCCgccaaaaaagcaaaaaacaaagatggcgaGGCGAGAAGCTCCACGAGCGCCTCCGACCAGTCAACTGACTGCGAGAAACTCTATGACTCTGTCTTAAACAACAACAGTGATGAGTCAGAGCCAAACACCACTCGTAGTGGTGATGAGGATGATTTCCTCTCGGAACTGGTAAAAGAATACGAGTCTGACGATATCGTGGGCGATAGCCTCGAAAATGAGAAACTAGCCAAGCTAGTTGACAAAATGTTCCGCTGCAAACTAAGCGAGAAAAATCTCAAAGACCAGCTTGAGAGGCAGGAGAGACCAGCTAATTGTACTACAGCCAAGCCTCCCAAGGTAAACCCGGGCATTTGGCGTCGACTGAGAGAGCCAACTAAGAAGAGggatttacaatttttcaaaatacaaCAAGCCCTCACAAAAGGCATCCTGCCAGTTGTCCGAATCACGGACAAGCTTATGCAGGCAAAATCGCTTAATGCTGATGAATGCCAAGAGCTAAAGAAACAGGGGCTGGAGGCCATGTCCCTCCTCACTCATGCCTCTTATGAAATAAACATGCAGCGCCGTCTTCTACTGAGACCAGATATTGGGAGGGAATACTCCACTCTCTGCTCCTCCCAATTGCCATTTACAGATTTTCTCTTTGGAGATGATCTACAAAAGCATTTGAAAGATAttggcgatcaaaacaaaatcGGGGCCAAGATCACCCCTTATTATAAAGGGCATCGCCCTTCTCCAGGAAGACCTGGCAATAACAGCTTTAATGGCTATAAGCAGTCAAAAAACTGGAGAGGCAACAACTTCAAACCTTGGAAATCCAAGAACAATGCTAAACGGGACAAGACAACCCGGACAAGCCAATAG
- the LOC136278295 gene encoding uncharacterized protein: protein MDSWRESTQKNYRSSISAWINYCKEQKISITTPSSPQLLNFLTLQSKKLSYSALGTTRSALSSFINIDGFKVGEHPIISRFMSGAFNRKPTFPRYVETWNPQIVLSHLKGYPDTKEMSLKQLTLKLTMILALVTAQRTQTLKLLSINDMQSKDGEYVFQITSIQKQTSAHGGRQRHLPPVVLKKYDHDKTLCVFTLLQEYLIRTSNLRGSCSQLLICHCKPHGPASKDTISRWLKQVMLDAGINTSVFKPHSTRSAATSAAKSADVPLDEIMTTAGWRSALCLLFIITNHC, encoded by the coding sequence ATGGATTCTTGGAGAGAAAGTACCCAGAAGAATTACAGATCCAGCATATCAGCTTGGATAAATTACTGTAAAGAACAGAAGATCAGCATTACAACACCTTCATCACCACAACTGTTGAACTTTCTAACTCTTCAGTCCAAAAAGCTTAGCTACAGTGCTCTAGGGACCACTAGAAGTGCTCTTTCCTCCTTCATCAATATTGATGGCTTCAAAGTAGGAGAACACCCTATTATTTCACGTTTTATGTCGGGTGCTTTCAACAGGAAACCAACTTTCCCCAGATATGTGGAAACATGGAACCCCCAAATTGTTCTCAGCCACCTCAAGGGCTATCCTGACACCAAGGAAATGTCTCTGAAGCAATTGACTTTGAAACTGACTATGATTTTGGCCTTAGTTACTGCACAACGAACACAGACTCTTAAGTTGCTGTCAATCAATGACATGCAATCTAAAGATGGAGaatatgtttttcaaattacttCCATTCAAAAGCAAACAAGTGCTCATGGTGGCCGGCAAAGACACCTGCCACCTGTTGTGTTGAAGAAATATGACCATGATAAAACTCTTTGCGTTTTTACATTGTTACAAGAGTATCTTATTAGAACTTCTAACTTAAGGGGTTCATGTTCTCAACTCCTGATTTGCCACTGCAAGCCTCATGGGCCTGCTTCTAAAGACACTATTTCTAGGTGGCTCAAACAAGTTATGCTTGACGCTGGAATTAATACTTCTGTTTTTAAGCCTCACTCCACCAGAAGTGCAGCCACTTCTGCTGCAAAGTCAGCTGATGTTCCTCTAGATGAAATTATGACCACAGCTGGCTGGCGTTCAGCTCTGTGTTTGCTGTTTATTATAACAAACCACTGTTAA
- the LOC131799323 gene encoding tigger transposable element-derived protein 6-like — translation MNRTLFDCGVRKSVELKNGSLLDITSTMKKTAMLTKSYDVQCSCCGKAFNGQQYLDSHMKFKHPSSTAENSHEGQQHRDISPNQKEADVPCSVLDDSPPETPNDPIIVNEESLGKKRRGSEKRKSYTVEFKKKTLDFLDSLTSSKNKYKIVSREKGVHRTLVQKWDKNRGQIFKELELNKRCKNSGNIRDARQRRKMVSEKPKYHERYPLKAKLLIAEFKVRRAAGCKVTKLWLRKKMKSKIEMCYGKSEADKFKGSNNWFQRFKKRHGLALRRRTNKKKNSADDGREIIQKFHKNLRKSLKTHRRRNKSSIDPKYGRWTPGNRYNVDQVPLPFVVDQGTTYDTVGNKQVWVSQPSSGLDKRQATLQLCIRAEGDQNVKPALVFRGKGNISSAEKDSYDERVDVYFQQNAWIDAEVNMQWCRKTLFPGVGNTEQEKVIFADNVSFQQSKEFHEACRNEINATVYMLPENHTDKIQPIDAGCGRMMKVKISCAMDRWLETEENLDKWHDKLSAKDRRILMTRWTGEAWSELKENKGFLKRLFEKTGCLLTIDGSGDEFITPQGLKDYHF, via the coding sequence ATGAATCGAACTTTGTTTGATTGTGGCGTTCGAAAATCAGTTGAATTGAAGAATGGTTCTTTGCTTGATATCACATCAACTATGAAGAAGACCGCTATGCTGACCAAAAGCTATGATGTTCAATGTAGCTGCTGTGGTAAAGCGTTCAATGGTCAACAATATCTTGACAGTCACATGAAATTTAAACACCCGAGCTCGACGGCCGAGAACTCCCACGAGGGCCAACAACATCGAGATATTTCGCCAAATCAAAAGGAAGCAGATGTTCCTTGCTCAGTGCTTGATGATAGCCCACCAGAAACTCCTAATGATCCTATTATTGTTAATGAAGAAAGTCTTGGAAAGAAGCGAAGGGGTAGTGAGAAGCGCAAATCCTACACAGTTgaattcaaaaagaaaacccTTGATTTTTTGGATTCTTTGACGTCATCAAAAAATAAGTACAAGATAGTTTCGAGGGAAAAAGGTGTTCATCGGACTCTGGTGCAAAAATGGGACAAAAATAGAGGCCAGATATTCAAGGAACTAGAACTAAACAAAAGGTGCAAAAACTCTGGCAACATAAGAGATGCAAGGCAAAGAAGGAAAATGGTGTCTGAAAAACCGAAGTATCATGAACGGTATCCACTTAAAGCAAAGCTACTGATTGCTGAATTCAAAGTAAGAAGAGCAGCTGGATGCAAGGTCACCAAACTTTGGCTCcgaaagaaaatgaagtcaaAAATAGAGATGTGTTACGGAAAGAGTGAAGCTGATAAATTCAAAGGGAGCAACAACTGGTTTCAACGGTTTAAGAAAAGACACGGTTTGGCACTTAGAAGAAGAaccaacaagaagaaaaacagtgcTGATGATGGAAGGGAAATCATTCAGAAGTTTCATAAAAACTTGAGGAAATCCCTAAAAACACataggagaagaaataaatcatcCATTGATCCTAAATATGGAAGATGGACTCCTGGAAACAGGTACAATGTAGACCAAGTGCCGCTCCCGTTTGTAGTCGATCAAGGGACAACTTATGACACAGTTGGCAATAAGCAAGTGTGGGTTTCACAACCTTCATCCGGTCTAGATAAAAGACAAGCTACCTTGCAACTTTGCATAAGGGCTGAAGGCGACCAGAATGTTAAGCCTGCTCTTGTATTCAGAGGGAAAGGCAATATAAGCTCTGCAGAGAAAGACAGCTATGATGAAAGAGTTGATGtctattttcaacaaaatgctTGGATTGATGCAGAAGTTAACATGCAATGGTGCAGGAAAACACTTTTTCCTGGGGTTGGAAATACTGAACAGGAGAAGGTAATTTTTGCAGACAATGTCAGTTTCCAACAATCCAAAGAGTTCCACGAAGCATGCAGGAATGAAATTAATGCTACTGTATATATGCTGCCTGAGAACCACACGGATAAAATCCAGCCCATTGATGCAGGGTGTGGACGAATgatgaaagttaaaatttcttGTGCAATGGACAGGTGGCTAGAGACAGAGGAAAACCTTGATAAATGGCATGACAAACTTTCTGCTAAGGACAGGCGGATTTTGATGACTCGGTGGACTGGGGAAGCGTGGAGTgagcttaaagaaaacaaagggtTTCTCAAGAGGTTGTTTGAGAAAACAGGCTGCCTGTTGACAATCGATGGCTCTGGTGATGAGTTTATTACTCCTCAGGGTTTGAAGGATTACCACTTTTAA